CGCAGCGCGACACCGTAATCCACGGTTATCGACAAGACCATGACCGCAGCCGCAAAGGCCATGAGCAGCAGCAGCGAACGATCAAGCCAGCGGTTAAGCGAGGGTGTCTGGAGGAAGTGTCGAGAAAACTGACTGGCAAAAAATACTGCCGAACCCACCAGAAACGGGGTGGAAGCATTAGCCCACCATGGATTTTCTGGCCAGAAAAACTCAATGCCAGCGCCATTTACCGAGATCTGATATAGACCAAATGACGAAATATAGAGGATGTAATACAGGTAGCTGGTATCGCGTACACCGACGTAGATAAACAGGTTGTAAACCAACATCCCCATCAACATACCGTAGATCAGCCCGAGCACATAAATGCGCGCTGGCTGCGCTTCGATGTAGGCGTGGCTCGACCAAAGCGCAAGCGGAGCCTGAATTGAACCATGCCCGGCGACCCGCACGTAAAGCGTCTTAACCTCATCGGGAGGCAAGTTCAGGTCGAAAAGGAAGTTGTTCTGCTTAATCTGACGGCTGGAGAAGGGCAACATGTCCCCGGTCTGCCACGCCAATCGAAAGCGCCCTGAGGCATCGGCAGTGTATAGATCGACGTGATCCATCGGGGGATAGGCCATTTCTAATAACCAATCCGGCCGAGCATCTAATTGTTTCGGGCGAAATTGCAGTTCGACTTTCAACCAATAAGCCGAGCGCGAGTAACCCGCGTTAAGCGCGTCTGCATTTTGATCACGAAACCGAACCTGCAGGGCCGGGTCGCTTACCTCTTCAATCGTCGCCTCACCCGTAACATCTTCAAACACCTGAACTGCTCGCCCTAGGGGCAAGTTGCGAGTGTTTTCGTCGAACTCGACGGCATCGGCCAGCAACGGCAACCAAGCAACCAGCATAATCAGCAAATAGCGCATACAGCCCCAGAGTGGCCCGTCCGACTGGTCGCAAAGCCTCTTTTCCCTTTGAGACAACGTCAGCCCACAGATCCTGTTGTTGATATGGAAATGAGTCCGCACGGTGTGAGACTAACTTTATAATGTGTCAGCATGTTTCATCAACAAGTCAGCATCCCGTCATTCGAAGCTGAAACTGGCGTATACCGTTCGTCAGAAGCTGCGAGCATAACGGCGAAACGTAAGTCGACACCACACTTTTAAATGGAAAGAAGGCTCTAGAACGGGCATTACAGCAGTTTATGCGTCTATTAAATGACGCAGCCAAGCTAACAAGCCCGATATTACCGTTTGCGCAAACAAAAAAAATCCTACGCCCGCGAGCGGCCGCAGAAAAGTTTGGTGGTAAGCTCGCGCACCATGACTATCTATAGCTCCCGCCCCGTTGTCCTTTGTCTCTCCGGCCACGACCCTAGTGGCGGCGCCGGCATGCAGGCCGATATTGAAGCCCTTCTCGCTCAAGGCTGCCACGCTGCACCGGCAATCACCGCCCTGACCGTACAAGACACCGTTAACGTGACCGATTTCCGGGTGCTGGACCGGGATTGGGTATTGGCGCAAGCCAATGCAGTGCTTAACGACTCCACGGTGGCCGCGGTCAAGTTGGGCATGCTCGGTTCGCTGGAAATGGTCGACACTGTCGTTGGCCTGCTGGAAGTTCATCCGCATCTGCCGTTGGTGTGCGATCCGGTTCTGCGGGCTGGTGGTGGGGGTCGCTTGGGCAAGGATGAAGTCGGTTATGCCATGCGAGAGCGTCTTCTGCCATTGGCAACCATTGCAACCCCTAATCTGCCCGAAGCACGCATCCTCGCCGAGCTGCCCGAAGGTACTGCGGACGAATGCGCTGAAAAGCTGCTGCCGTTCTGCAAGCATTTGCTGATTACCGGCGGCCACGGTGACGAAGACCTTATTCACAATCGCTTGTACATTCGTGGTGGCCGGACGCTTACGTTTACCTGCCAGCGTTTGCCTGGCAGTTATCACGGCTCTGGCTGCACGTTGGCCAGCGCTCTGGCTGGACGCTTGGCACTGGGGGAAAATTTGATCAGTGCGGTGCAATCGGCGCTCAACTACACGTGGCGTACGCTGCGAGACGCTGAACAGTTGGGTAAAGGGCAATTTGTTCCGCGCCGTTTACCACTGGATTTTTGCTCGTGATACGACGTTTTGGGGCCCGCCCGATGAAGCTACAACAATGAAATTACGTGGCTTGTATGCCGTTACTGATAGCCAACTGTTGGCTGGCAAGTTTTTGTCTTACGTCGAAGCCGCTCTCGAGGGTGGCGTAACCCTGCTGCAATACCGTGACAAAAGCGGTGACGAAACTCGCCGCCTGCGTGAAGCGGATACGCTTCTGCGTCTGTGCGAACGCTATAAGACTCAATTGATTATTAACGACGACGCAGAATTGGCGGCGCGTCTCGGCGTCGGCGTGCACCTTGGGCAGACCGATGGCTCGCTGCACACGGCTCGCGCACTGCTGCGGCATAAAGCGATCATCGGCGCGACGTGCCATGGCCAACTGGAACTGGCCGCTCAAGCCAAGGCCGATGGTGCGAGCTATGTCGCATTTGGACGCTTTTTCAACTCAAATACCAAGCCGGGTGCGCCGGTCGCCGATCTCGATTTGTTGGATCAGGCGCGTGCTCGCATTCACTTGCCGATTGCAGTGATTGGCGGCATCACGCTGGAAAATGCTGCGCCTCTGGTGGAGCATGGCGCCGATTTACTGGCCGTGGTTCACGGTTTATTCGGAGCTGACAGCACCCAAGAAGTCACCCGCCGCGCCAAGGCCTTTAACGCCTTGTTCAAACACAGCTAGTTAGCTACTCGTTCGAACTGACCAGCTCGAACTCAAATCCGACGAGCCTGCCGCTCATGTTTTCCAGTGACAGCAACGCCTGTTTGCGATCAACCCCGCCCGCGTAGCCTGTAAGGCCACCGCCGCCTCCGATGACCCGGTGGCAGGGAATAATGATCGATATCGGATTTCGGCCATTGGCAGTGCCTACTGCTCGCGAATGTCCGCTGCTCAACCCCATGCTCTTTGCCAGGGTGCCGTAAGACACAATCTCGCCATACGGAATCAACGACAGTTGCTGCCAGACCAGGCGTTGGAACGGCGTGCCGCGCATTACCAGCGGTAAATTGAACACCCGCCGTTCGCCTTTGAAAAACTCATCCAGTTGCTCGCGCGCCAAGCTTACGACCTTTGGAACTGAGAGCTCGTCAGGCGTGAATACCAAATCGGGATAGTATTTTTGACCCACGAAAAAAACTCCGGTCAATGCGTCATCTTCCACACGCAGGGCGATATCGCCGAGCGGACTCGCTGCTATATAGCCCTGACTCATGATTTCGCTGCCTCGTGTTGTCGCCACAGGTGCACGGTGGCATAAGCGCGCCACGGTGCCCACTGACTGGCGTGTTCATTCAAGAGTGCCGCCGCTGAATAGCCCAAGTGTTTTTTCAGTACCGCATCCCCTTCCGGGAACGCGTTGGGCCAACCGAGCGCGCGCATGGCGATATATTGCACGGTCCACTCGCCGACGCCGCGTATAGCGCGCAATGCAGTCAGTGTTTCTTCCAGCGGAACCAGTGGTTCGAGGATTATTCGACCGGACGCCACTGCCTGTGCGACAGCAATGATGGCCTCAGCGCGGATACGAATCAGCCCGGTGGCGATCAAATCCTCGGCCGACAGTTGAGCAATGTCGCCTGCCGCTGGGAATGCACTGAACAGACCAAACGGCGCATCCGGCACTTTTGCGCCGAACCGCTCGGCGATTCGACCCAATACCACTCGGGCGTTCGCCACCGATATTTGCTGCCCGACAATCGCGCGCACCGCAATTTCAAATCCGTCGACTGCACCCGGAACGCGCATACCCGGCAGATCCGCCGCCAACGCACCTAGGTGAGCGTCGATAAGATCGGGCCGACAATCGGTATCGAATATACGGCGCACACGCCCCAGAAGCGGCGCAATCCCATATTGCAAAGACGCCGAAGCAGTCACCAACAAACTATGCCGCAACGGCGCATGCTCAATACTGATCCATCCCATTAGTGGCCGTCCCGCGTGCTCAAACGCGATGATCCGCGTGTAGCGGTCTTCACCTACCTGCTCGACACCACGAATCTGACGATGAGCAAGAAAGTCGAGCACCCCACGCCAGGCAAACGGAGGCCGATAGGACAGCTCAAATTTCATCACGTGTGAATCCGGCGCACGACTCATCTTTCTCAGCCGTAACGGACTCAACCCGTATTGCGACTGAAATAACGCATTGAAACGTCTGACGCTGCCAAAACCTGCGGCTAACGCCACTTCAGTCACTGACATCTGAGTATCCGTCAGCAGCCGCTTGGCAATTAACAAACGCTGGGTGCGCGTGTACGCGGTCATCGACACACCGAACTCAGCTTCAAAAATCCGACGCAGGTGTCGGGTTGTAATACCCACACGGCCGGCCAGTGCTGAAAGGTTTTTGCCGCTAAGGAAACCTTCTTCAATCAATCGTGCGGCGGCTTGCGCCAATCCAGTGGAGAGGTCGAGCACTCTATGACCGGGCGCGAGTTCCGGGCGGCAGCGCAAGCACGGACGATAGCCCGCATGTTCTGCCGCGGCCGCGCTGGAGTAGAAGCTGCAGTTTTTGGCATGAGGCGCTCGCGCTGGGCATATGGGACGGCAATAGATGCCCGTCGAAGTTACCCCCATGAAAAACCAACCATCAAAGCGGCGGTCTCGGGCGACGAAGGCGGCATAGCAAACCCGCGGATCAAGAGTGTTCATGGGCAGGACTGTAATTGAGGCGCCTGGAAAAGTCTGGCCAAATTCGGACATGTATAGCCCTGACGGACGTAGGTATAATCCGTCCCCTGCACATTCTGGACAACCGCCTACGCTGACCAGCAAGCGCCGCCGCTGTGATCCGCGCAGAACATATTTCTGGTTAAAAAGCTGAGACCCATCATGTCCCGTTCTGAAATCCTGTTTGCCAACGCTCAAAAACACATCCCTGGCGGCGTCAATTCGCCAGTTCGGGCTTTCAAAAGCGTGGGTGGCACGCCGCTGTTCTTTAAGCACGCGGCAGGTGCTTACGTCACTGATGAAGACGACAAGCGTTACGTGGATTACGTCGGTTCATGGGGACCGATGATTCTCGGCCACAGCCACCCGGAAGTCCTCGACGCCGTGCGTAAGCAGCTGGAACATGGTCTGTCGTATGGCGCGCCGACTGCGCTGGAAACCGAAATGGCCGACTTGGTCTGCACCCTTGTGCCATCGATGGAGATGGTGCGGATGGTCAGCTCCGGCACCGAAGCGACCATGAGTGCAATTCGCCTGGCCCGAGGCTTCACCGGCCGCGACAGCATTATTAAATTCGAAGGCTGCTACCACGGCCACTCCGACAGCCTGTTGGTAAAAGCCGGCTCCGGTGCGTTGACTCAAGGCGTGCCAAGTTCGGCAGGCGTCCCTGCCGCGTTTGCCAAACACACCTTGACCACCGCGTTCAACGACATTGATGCAGTCGCAAAAATGCTCGATGAAGTGGGAAACGAAGTGGCGTGCATCATTGTTGAGCCGGTTGCCGGCAACATGAACTGCGTGCCGCCAGCACCCGGTTTCCTGGAAGGCTTGCGCACGTTGTGTGACCACCACGGCGTGGTGTTGATTTTCGACGAAGTGATGACCGGTTTCCGTGTCGCATTGGGCGGCGCCCAGGCGCATTACGGTGTCACGCCAGATTTGAGCACGTTCGGCAAGATCATCGGCGGTGGTATGCCGGTCGGCTGTTTCGGCGGCAAACGCGAAATCATGTCGCACATCGCACCGCTAGGTCCGGTTTATCAGGCCGGTACATTATCAGGTAACCCATTGGCCATGGCCGCTGGCCTGGCTACTCTTCGCCTGATAAGCCGCCCCGGCTTTCATGCCGAGCTCAGCGCATTCACCACCCGCCTGCTCGTGGGCTTGCAACAATGCGCCGATGCTGCGGGCATTCCTTTCGTGACCACACAGGCCGGTGGCATGTTTGGCCTATATTTCAGCGGCCTTCCGGAGATCGTGACCTTCAACGACGTAATGACCAGCGACGCGGATCGCTTCAAGCGTTTCTTCCACGCGATGTTGGACGGTGGTGTGTACTTGGCACCGAGTGCTTTCGAGGCGGGCTTCACCTCAATCGCGCATGGCGAAACCGAACTGCAACTGACCCTCGATGCTGCGGCAAAGGCATTTGCCGCGCTGAAATAAGCCTTTTTCAGGAGCCCACTTATTGGCGGAAGGCTTGATGCGGCGGGACAGTTACGCCGCTTCACCAACAAGTGGGCGCCTACAGAGGGTTATGGATTACGGGAATCCCTCGCAAAATCAGGCACATCAAGCCCGTGTAGCAGAAATTCCGTAAAGACTTTGTAAGGTTGGCCCCGCTTATTTCATAATGTGCCGCCAGCGCGTTCTGCTGGACGGGTACGCCCGCACCTTTTAGAGGTAAGTCGATTCCCATGAACCGCACCGGCCGCACCCTTGCTTTGGGCTGCCTGATGCTTCTTCATCCCCTGCTGGTGAATGCAGGTGGCAACTCGTTGTTAATACCAGCGGTGGGTCGCTGCACCCTCAATACTCAGCCAGACAACCTGCCTGATGCATTGGCAGCCTGCCAAAAAGCTGCGCAAGCTGGGGACGCACAAGCACAATTCGAGTTGGGGCAGTTTTACTACAACGGTAAAAATGCGCCTCGCGACCTTGCCCAAGCGTTAAATTATTTCGAAAAGGCTTCGCTGCAAGGCCATGCTGAGGCTCAGTATCGTCTCGGTTTAATGTTTTTTCACGGCGAAGGCGTTCAAGCCAACAACATTCAGGCGTATATCGTGCTGAAGATGGCGGCCGTCAATGGCTCAGAAGACGCGCTGGACAGTGCAGATGAAGTGTCCGCGAAGATGAAGCGCGATGAGCTGGAAGTGGCGACCCAAGTGCTTGGGCAGATCTTCCGCAATTACCTGCAAGAGCTGCAAACGGCTGAAGGTCGTACCCCGTTCGCCCCGCTGCCTTAAATCACTAAGCCGGTCAGCCTCACAGTCCTGATTCAATCGTTTATTTATCCGGCATCGGCATCGGGAATGGCATTACATTGCTGGTGCCCCGGGCCTCGCTGATCTTCGGCGTACCGACGCGCTCTACTTCATCAATGCGCACTATCGAGTGCATTGGCACAAAACTGCGCACTACGCCTTCGAACTGAGCTTTTAGTTTTTCTTCGCTGGGGTCCACCACCACGGTTGTACGCTCACCGAAGACGAATTCTTCCACCTCAAGGAAACCCCACAGATCGCTCTGATAGATTTGCTTGGCGTACATTTCGAACACCTGGCCCTGGTTGAGAAAAATCACCTTATAAATTGGAGCTTCGCGTTTGGTCATGGCGGGGGGGTAAAAATCGGGGGCTTAAAGAGGGCGCGAACTATAGCACGTCCATCGGACAGTCAGCGCTAGGAACCAGACACCTACACCCCTATAATGCGCGGTTCTTCGAATCACCTGATGATCACGCATGGCCAAGAAGCTTTATATCGAAACCCACGGTTGCCAAATGAACGAGTACGACAGCTCGCGCATGGTCGATCTGCTGGGCGAACATCAAGCCCTGGAAGTCACTGCTCGCGCAGAAGATGCCGACGTCATCCTGCTCAATACTTGCTCGATCCGCGAACGCGCCCAAGACCGGGTGTACTCTCAGCTGGGTCGCTGGCGTGAGCTGAAACTGGCGAACCCTCAGATGGTGATCGCCGTGGGCGGGTGCGTGGCAAGCCAGGAAGGTGCCGCGATTCGTGATCGTGCACCTTACGTCGACGTTGTCTTTGGCCCGCAAACCCTGCACCGCCTGCCAGATATGATTAACGCTGCGCGCCTCACTGGCCTACCGCAGGTCGATGTGTCGTTCCCGGAAATCGAGAAGTTCGACCACTTGCCTGAGCCTCGCGTCGATGGGCCGAGCGCTTTTGTGTCGGTGATGGAAGGTTGCAGCAAATACTGCACGTTTTGCGTTGTACCTTACACCCGCGGCGAAGAAGTCAGCCGACCGTTCGATGACGTCGTGAGCGAAGTCATGCACTTGGCAGAAAACGGCGTGCGTGAAGTAACGCTGCTGGGGCAGAACGTCAACGGCTATCGCGGTACGACTCATGACGGACGCTTGGCCGATCTGGCCGAGCTTATCCGCGTCGTAGCGGCCATCGACGGTATCGACCGCATTCGTTACACCACCTCGCACCCACTGGAGTTCTCCGACAGCCTGATCCTGGCCCATGCCGAAGTGCCACAGCTGGTGAAACACCTACACTTGCCAGTGCAATCAGGTTCCGACCGAATCCTCTCGGCCATGAAGCGCAACCATACCGCGCTCGAATATAAATCCAAGCTGCGCAAGTTGAGGGCCGCAGTTCCCGGCATCAGCATCAGCTCTGACTTCATCGTCGGCTTCCCTGGCGAGACTGAAAAAGACTTCGAACAGACCATGAAGCTGATCGAAGACGTCAATTTCGACTTCTCGTTCTCCTTCGTCTATAGCCCGCGCCCCGGCACGCCCGCGGCTGATATCAAAGACGAAACCCCTGAAGCCTTGAAAAAAGAGCGTCTAGCCGCCTTGCAGCATCGCTTGAATCAACAGGGCTATGAGATCAGTCGGCAGATGGTCGGCAGCACCCAGCGAATTCTGGTCACCGATTACTCGAAAAAAGACCCCGGCGAACTGCAAGGGCGCACCGAGAACAATCGCATCGTTAACTTTCGCTGCGATAATCCTAAGCTGATCGGCCAGTTCGCCGACGTACACATTGACGACGCTCAACCGCACTCGCTGCGCGGGTCTTTGCTGCAGTAATGCTGCACTTAAATAGGAGCCAACTTTTTGGCGAAGCATCATGCCTGACACACCGCGTCAGAGCCCTCGCCAATAAGTTAGCTCCTACAGATTGAACGCCCTGTATCACCATTAGTAAGTGAAGGCTTTCGTCCACCGACCACTAGGGGTTATTCTCCAGTCATCTTAATTGCCGTAGGGCGGCTAAAAACGACCTTGAACGCTCCCATCGAACCACATCGTTTTATCCTCGAACCTTTTGAGGCTCATCGATTCGCAAATCTGTGCGGGCAATTTGACGAGCATTTACGCTTGATTGAACAACGCCTGGACATCGAAATCCGCAACCGCGGTAATCAATTCGAACTGATTGGCGAACCCCGGCACACCACTTCGGCTGAAAATCTGCTACGACGCCTGTACCGGGAAACCAAGGGTACGGAGCTTTCACCTGACATGGTTCACCTGTTCCTTCAGGAATCGGGCGTCGAAGAACTGGACAACCACCCTGCTGCCGAAGTCGGCGTAGCGTTGCGCACCAAAAAGGGCATGATTCGCCCGCGCGGCCTGAATCAGCAGCGGTACGTCAAAGAAATCCTCGCCAACGACATCAACTTCGGTATTGGCCCTGCGGGCACCGGCAAGACCTACCTTGCGGTGGCCTGTGCGGTGGACGCGCTTGAGCGTGAACAGATTCGCCACATCCTGCTGGTACGTCCGGCGGTAGAAGCGGGCGAAAAGCTCGGTTTCCTGCCCGGCGATCTGGCTCAGAAAATCGACCCGTATTTGCGCCCACTGTACGACGCGCTGTACGAAATGCTCGGCTTCGAATACGTCGCAAAACTGATGGAGCGTCAAGTGATCGAGGTAGCCCCGCTGGCCTACATGCGCGGTCGGACCCTTAATAACAGCTTCATCATTCTTGACGAAAGCCAGAACACCACCGTCGAACAGATGAAGATGTTCCTGACCCGCATCGGCTTCGGCTCCACGGCCGTCATCACCGGTGACATCACCCAGGTCGATCTGCCCAAGGGCACCAAGTCTGGCCTGAACCATGTGATGGAAGTCCTCAAAGACGTGCCCGGCATTAGCTTCACGCACTTCAAGCCTAAGGACGTAGTGCGTCACCCGCTGGTGCAACGTATTGTCGAAGCCTACGAGCGGTACGAGAATCGCGCCAACGATGAAACCATCAGTTCGTCTTCCAGCAGGGATAACCGCCGCGATGGTTGAGCTGGACTTGCAACTGGCGACCGAAGCGACAGTCCCTACCGAAGCCCAGTTCCGCCAATGGTGTGAACTGGCGCTGCGTCAACGTACTGCGGATTCGGAGCTGACCATTCGCCTGGTCGACGACGCTGAAGCCCGTGAACTTAATAACACGTGGCGGCACAAGGACTACGCGACCAACGTATTGTCCTTCCCCGCTGACGTGCCTGATGAGTTTCTCGATATTCCGCTGCTCGGCGACCTGGTGATTTGCGTTGACGTTGTAGCCCGCGAGGCCACGGAGCAAGGGAAGATTTTGGATGCGCATTGGGCGCATCTTGTTATTCACGGCTGCCTGCACTTGCTCGGTTACGACCATATCGATGATGCCGAAGCGGAAGAAATGGAAGCACTGGAACGCACGTTGCTTGATGAGCTGGGCTATCCCGACCCTTACGCCGACGACGAAACCGCTGACCATCATTTTTTAGAGACCACTAGCAAGGACCACGAGTAAGGGCTATGAGCGAAGACCGATCGAGCAACGGGCAAAAGTCATGGCTGGGGAAACTCACCCAGGCCTTTGCCCACGAGCCGAAAAACCGCCAGGAGCTGCTTGAGCTGCTGCGCGAGGCCCATCAAAACAAGCTACTGGACAGCGAAGCGCTGGCCATCGTCGAGGGTGCCATTCAGGTGGCTGACCTCCAGGTACGGGACATCATGGTTCCGCGCTCGCAGATGATTAGCATCAAGGCCACACAAAACCCTCGCGAGTTCCTGCCTGCCGTCATCGACTCCGCGCATTCGCGCTATCCGGTGATTGGCGAGAGCCATGACGATGTTCTCGGCGTATTGCTGGCCAAGGATCTGCTACCGCTGATCCTCAAGGAAGACGGTGACAAGGGCAGCATCAAGAATCTGCTGCGTCCTGCCACCTTCGTACCTGAATCCAAGCGGTTAAACGTACTACTACGCGAGTTTCGCGCCAACCATAACCACATGGCCATCGTTATTGACGAATACGGCGGCGTGGCGGGTCTGGTGACTATCGAGGACGTGCTGGAACAGATCGTCGGCGATATCGAGGACGAGCATGACGTAGAGGAAGACAGCTACATCAAGCCGTTGCCCAGCGGCGACTTCCTGGTCAAAGCGCTGACCCCGATCGACAGTTTCAATGAGTTTTTCGACAGCGAGTTTTCAGATGATGAGTTCGATACCGTTGGCGGCCTGGTAATGAGTGCATTTGGGCACCTGCCCAAGCGCAACGAAACGACAGAAATTGGCGCGTACCGTTTCCGCATTCTTAATGCCGACAGCCGTCGCATTCACTTACTGCGCTTGAGCCCGATCTCGCGGGCCTAAGCCCCTAAGGAATACCCATGCACTGGAACACCCGACCCGGCTGGCCCGGCAACCTGCTGGCCATGCTGGCTGGCGCGCTGACCACTCTGGCATTGGCGCCGTTTGATATTTGGCCATTGGCGATCCTATCGTTAATCGTTCTCTATCTTGGTTTGCGTGAACTTAACCCTCGCCAGGCTTTAGGTCGTGGCTGGTGCTATGGTTTCGGTCTGTTCGGCGCGGGTACCAGCTGGATTTACGTCAGCATCCATACCTACGGAGGCGCTTCGGTGCTGCTGGCGGGTCTGTTAATGCTGGGTTTCATCGCGGCGATTGCCTGGTTCTTTGCCCTGCCCACCTGGATCTGGGCGCGCTGGATTCGACGCAACGACGCACCGCTGACCGATGCCTTGGCCTTTGCAGCTGTGTGGCTGGCGCAAGAGGCTTTTCGCGGTTGGTTTTTGACCGGGTTTCCTTGGCTTTATTCCGGCTACAGCCAGCTCGACGGCCCTTTGTCCGGGCTGGCGCCCATTGGTGGCATGTGGCTGATCTCGTTTACCCTGGCCCTGACCGCCGCTTTGCTGTGCAATCTGCCACAGCTTCGAGCGAATAAGTCCGCGCTGAGTATTGGCGTTCTGCTGTTGGTCGCACCTTGGGTGCTGAGTCTGTCGCTTAAAACCTACGAATGGACGTCTCCGGCAGGCCCACCGCTTAGCGTCGCCGCGATTCAGGGCAACGTTGAACAAAGCATGAAATGGGACCCTAAGCAGCTCAATGCGCAATTGGCGCTTTACCGCGACATGACCTTCACCAGTAAACGCGCTGATTTGATCGTCTGGCCAGAAACCGCGATTCCGATCCTCAAGGAGTCGGCAGAAGGCTATTTGGCCATGCTCGGCAAGTTTGCCGCTGATCGCAATTCGGCACTGATTACCGGTGTACCGATTCGTCAGCAAGGTGGCCGTGGCGAGTATCGGTACTACAACGGCATCACCGTCGTCGGTGAAGGCGACGGCACTTACCTCAAGCAGAAACTGGTACCGTTTGGTGAATATGTTCCACTGCAAGACCTGCTTCGGGGACTGATCTCCTTCTTCAACCTGCCAATGTCGGACTTTGCCCGCGGACCAAGCGATCAAGCGTTGTTGCAAGCCAAGGGCTATCAAATCGCGTCCTTCATTTGCTACGAAGTCGTCTACCCAGAGTTTGCCGCCAGCCTCGCCGCGAAAAGTGAATTACTGCTGACGGTGAGCAACGACACGTGGTTCGGCACCTCTATTGGCCCGTTGCAGCATTTGCAAATGGCGAAAATGCGCGCACTTGAAGCGGGTCGCTGGATGATCCGCGCCACTAACAACGGCGTGAGTGGCCTGATCAACCCGTTCGGCAAGATGACCGCGACCATCCCGCAATTCCAGAAAGGGGTGCTTTACGGCGAAGTCGTGCCGATGCAAGACCTTACCCCTTACCTGCGCTGGCGTTCATGGCCGTTGACGATTCTGTCGATTGTGCTGGTAGGCTGGGCGTTACTGGCGCGGCGTATTAAACGCTAAGCAAGGATTCTAGATTTTGGTGGGGGCGAACCTCTTCTCTCCCACACAAACTCACCGCTACCTACAGCGCCCGATAAAACAATGGATACGCCAGCAACCCCACCGCTTCATTCAGCAACTGTCCGCTCTGCCATACGGATTTGCTCTCCGGTAGCCAGCCGTTGAATGGCCGGGCATTGTCGACGCCGAGAAACCCCACAGGCGCCGCAATGACAGTGAATCCGGCCTTTTCAAAGCTCCAGCGGGCACGCTGCATGTGCCAGGCTTGAGTCACTAGCACCACACGCTTGACGCCTTGAGGCTGCAATACCGCAGCGGTCATCGTGGCATTTTCCCAAGTGGTCCGGCTGAGCCCCTCTTGCCAACGCACGGTCACCCCGAAATCGCTTTTCAGCGAATCGGCCATAATCGCCGCCTCGCTAGGTGGCAGGTCGTAATGCAGCCCACCCGTGGTCAAAATCGGCAAACCCGAATCTTTGGATAAGCGCGCCGCAAAGCGCATGCGTTCCAAGGCAACGCCGGTGGGTATGTCTGTGCCCCATGTCGGATCTTTGCGCTCGCGGCCAGATCCCAAAACCACTATCGCATCAGCTTGCTGGCCCAAGGTTGCCCATTGGCTATGCGCCAAGGGTGGATCGCGCTCGATACCTCTCGCGGCCCATTCCACCGCAATCGGTAGACTCATGATCCACAGCCCGCCAAACCCAATGGCAAAACAGGCGCCAGCGAGCCGCGGCCGTGAGCGGCGAAACCACCAGGCAAGCACCAGCAGTAGCAAAAGAATGCCGGGAGGCAAAAGCAATTGTTTGATCAAATAACGGATAGGCATCGAGCATCTCCAAAGATGCTCGAAGCCTAGAAGGATTGACGCTAAGCAACAATGCTTATCA
The nucleotide sequence above comes from Pseudomonas sp. AB6. Encoded proteins:
- the miaB gene encoding tRNA (N6-isopentenyl adenosine(37)-C2)-methylthiotransferase MiaB; amino-acid sequence: MAKKLYIETHGCQMNEYDSSRMVDLLGEHQALEVTARAEDADVILLNTCSIRERAQDRVYSQLGRWRELKLANPQMVIAVGGCVASQEGAAIRDRAPYVDVVFGPQTLHRLPDMINAARLTGLPQVDVSFPEIEKFDHLPEPRVDGPSAFVSVMEGCSKYCTFCVVPYTRGEEVSRPFDDVVSEVMHLAENGVREVTLLGQNVNGYRGTTHDGRLADLAELIRVVAAIDGIDRIRYTTSHPLEFSDSLILAHAEVPQLVKHLHLPVQSGSDRILSAMKRNHTALEYKSKLRKLRAAVPGISISSDFIVGFPGETEKDFEQTMKLIEDVNFDFSFSFVYSPRPGTPAADIKDETPEALKKERLAALQHRLNQQGYEISRQMVGSTQRILVTDYSKKDPGELQGRTENNRIVNFRCDNPKLIGQFADVHIDDAQPHSLRGSLLQ
- a CDS encoding PhoH family protein; the protein is MNAPIEPHRFILEPFEAHRFANLCGQFDEHLRLIEQRLDIEIRNRGNQFELIGEPRHTTSAENLLRRLYRETKGTELSPDMVHLFLQESGVEELDNHPAAEVGVALRTKKGMIRPRGLNQQRYVKEILANDINFGIGPAGTGKTYLAVACAVDALEREQIRHILLVRPAVEAGEKLGFLPGDLAQKIDPYLRPLYDALYEMLGFEYVAKLMERQVIEVAPLAYMRGRTLNNSFIILDESQNTTVEQMKMFLTRIGFGSTAVITGDITQVDLPKGTKSGLNHVMEVLKDVPGISFTHFKPKDVVRHPLVQRIVEAYERYENRANDETISSSSSRDNRRDG
- the ybeY gene encoding rRNA maturation RNase YbeY, which codes for MVELDLQLATEATVPTEAQFRQWCELALRQRTADSELTIRLVDDAEARELNNTWRHKDYATNVLSFPADVPDEFLDIPLLGDLVICVDVVAREATEQGKILDAHWAHLVIHGCLHLLGYDHIDDAEAEEMEALERTLLDELGYPDPYADDETADHHFLETTSKDHE
- a CDS encoding HlyC/CorC family transporter, which produces MSEDRSSNGQKSWLGKLTQAFAHEPKNRQELLELLREAHQNKLLDSEALAIVEGAIQVADLQVRDIMVPRSQMISIKATQNPREFLPAVIDSAHSRYPVIGESHDDVLGVLLAKDLLPLILKEDGDKGSIKNLLRPATFVPESKRLNVLLREFRANHNHMAIVIDEYGGVAGLVTIEDVLEQIVGDIEDEHDVEEDSYIKPLPSGDFLVKALTPIDSFNEFFDSEFSDDEFDTVGGLVMSAFGHLPKRNETTEIGAYRFRILNADSRRIHLLRLSPISRA
- the lnt gene encoding apolipoprotein N-acyltransferase: MHWNTRPGWPGNLLAMLAGALTTLALAPFDIWPLAILSLIVLYLGLRELNPRQALGRGWCYGFGLFGAGTSWIYVSIHTYGGASVLLAGLLMLGFIAAIAWFFALPTWIWARWIRRNDAPLTDALAFAAVWLAQEAFRGWFLTGFPWLYSGYSQLDGPLSGLAPIGGMWLISFTLALTAALLCNLPQLRANKSALSIGVLLLVAPWVLSLSLKTYEWTSPAGPPLSVAAIQGNVEQSMKWDPKQLNAQLALYRDMTFTSKRADLIVWPETAIPILKESAEGYLAMLGKFAADRNSALITGVPIRQQGGRGEYRYYNGITVVGEGDGTYLKQKLVPFGEYVPLQDLLRGLISFFNLPMSDFARGPSDQALLQAKGYQIASFICYEVVYPEFAASLAAKSELLLTVSNDTWFGTSIGPLQHLQMAKMRALEAGRWMIRATNNGVSGLINPFGKMTATIPQFQKGVLYGEVVPMQDLTPYLRWRSWPLTILSIVLVGWALLARRIKR
- a CDS encoding YdcF family protein, which gives rise to MPIRYLIKQLLLPPGILLLLLVLAWWFRRSRPRLAGACFAIGFGGLWIMSLPIAVEWAARGIERDPPLAHSQWATLGQQADAIVVLGSGRERKDPTWGTDIPTGVALERMRFAARLSKDSGLPILTTGGLHYDLPPSEAAIMADSLKSDFGVTVRWQEGLSRTTWENATMTAAVLQPQGVKRVVLVTQAWHMQRARWSFEKAGFTVIAAPVGFLGVDNARPFNGWLPESKSVWQSGQLLNEAVGLLAYPLFYRAL